From Corticium candelabrum chromosome 9, ooCorCand1.1, whole genome shotgun sequence:
TGCCTGCCATGCCCGTCTCCTCACTTATCGAGTCGTCGACCGGTAGGTAGTAGAGCCTCGCACGATACTTTGGATACGATACGAGTCTCGACAAGAAGCTCACCGCAAAACGCGAATTTCCCATAAAACGGTAGTTTTCCGAATTGATATCGACGTCAGCCGTTAGACCCCACGTTAGACTGAGAAAGCAGTAGTGTGTCTTGTCTTGACTCTGAACGGTCGCGAGATCTATTGGCGCTATCTCGCCCCGAAGCACAGCAAACACAGCACAAGTGGGTGTAAAAGGCTCCCTGAAATCAAAGCATGTAAATACACATCAACTGCAATTAGGTTGCACCGACAAATTCTTAGTTTCGGGTAATACAGAGAAAAAATCATGATCAATCggatttttttatttaaaaatgCATACATTACATGCAGGGGAGGCAGAACCTGGGACAGGAGGGGCATATGCCCCTATAATATTGGGATTAAGGGGCATTGCCACTCCAATTCTGGACGATGATAAAAGAAAATAATAGAAAGTTTTGTTGCCTGCACGTAGAAATACTATTGaatggtgttgcagttgacttgCTTGATAAACATTGTCATGATCATGTGTGTTCAAGCTGCTCTGGCTACTAGTGTCACTGAttaatcaatgacaaaccaaccatattcagttaaaatcaaaatggcggcagTCAGTAACAAAATTCCCCCCAATCACAAGGAGCTTCTGCTGCCCTGAACTGCATTACATAGTGGCCGTCAACCATCCACAACGCACGAGCAATGGACTACGATTTACGGTACTCTCACTGTCACAGACACCAACTGGGAATACGAGGCCACACTGCCAGTAGTCCTGACAAGATCAATAACGTCAACCAAACAATCCATGCCAGTGGCTGTACTGTACCACCAGATCATGTCAGCGACAATGGTTGAGAAGAACTCtctgctccaatgccttctgCATCAGCACGTCATTACATGCACTTTCAGCCGGAACTTGCTGACAAGTTTTCAATGCCGTAGCAGCCTCAAAGGTATAAATACATGACACGTCTACCAAACTCTAAATACAATCCACCATCATCATCTGGCACTGCATCATAAAGATTTCCTGGATCTGATGCTGTCTGCACAGACATCAGATGCCAATGTAACCATGCAAAGTAAATTGAAAAAATTGAGACAATCTCCAAAAGATGGCCAATCGGGTTACCTAAAATGGAGAATTTTTTGGTGTGGCCTTGGAatcatatataaatattatttcATATTTAAGGTAACATTTGTATTAAAAACAATATACCTACTGTATGTcgcaacaaaaacaaacagacaaaccaatgcacaaacaaacaaatacaccaacagacaaacagacagacaaacagacagacagacagaccaacagacagacaaacagacagatagacgaatggatggacggacagacagacacataaaaagacagaccaacagacagacacataaaaagacagaccaacagacagacagacagacagacagacagacagaccgacagaatATAGTTTGTGGTCGCTGaacttctgtttgtctgtctgtctgtccattatctgttggtctttgtcagtttgtcagtgTTGTGTGTCTTTATCTGTTGGTCTcaccacctgtctgtctgcttgtctgtctgttagtctgaaTACTTACCTGGCAATAGCCAACAGTTCGTTTATGATGCGCAtaaggcagacaaacaaaccgacagacagacagacagacagacagacagacagacagacagacagacagacattagcTAAACATTTACAGTACCCTGCTGCGTAAAGAATCGATGTAACAAGCGCATTCCCTGATCCGCCAGGAATCGCCGCTATCGGAGTTTGAATGGCAGCCTCCCAGTCTTTCCGAGCCATCAAACCATTGAATGCctacatcaacaacacatTAATCAACATACCACTCAATCCATCAACACCACAGAGAAAGCATACCTCGTACACTAAACCATCTCCAGACACAATTACGATAGCGCTGAAAGATTTCAACTGTTCGATGTCCATTTTCTTCAACAACTCGAGTACGTGACCCGCTCTCTCTAACACACCacaatatcacacacacatacacacacacacacacacacacacacacacacacacacacacacacacacacacacacacacacacacagcagctCTACCTGTCGTTATGACGTCTCTCTCTACTTCAGCCATGTCAAACATCGGAAGCACGTAACGTTCGTAGACCTTCTGTGCATTCCCAGACCCGCTGGCTGGGTTGATCAGCACGAGAAACCGTCGAGACGGAGGCACAGTCAGACTACCTATCACAGAAAGCAAACCTCTAAAGCCACATGTACCGTACAATTCTTGCATTGTTTTATGCTAGCTGTCTGTGTGCTCAGCAGTCAGTTTATGTCAGGCAAAGACAATTAAATTTCTTAATGCTCAGATTCGCCAGTCCAGTTTTAACCTTGGTCTAAATAAAAAAAACTTCTTaaatgcgcatgtgcaatgatGTTTACCTTTGTGGCAAGGTTGGTACATAATACTTATGCAAGTAGATATGGGACCATGGCAGtacatgaattaattaacagcatgACCACAAGCGTCTGTCCCGTTCTGCTTGTTTTTGGATCTGCACTCCATTTGCTTTTAGTGTTCTCTTTGTATGTTCAGAGAGTGCAATAAgaactgcacatgctcaaacCTTATGACGTCATACTTTCTATTGCAATCTGTTGGTTCAATTTTTCATACGTAGAAGATCTGAGCATCAAAAAATTTAATGGGTCTGGCCTCAGTGCTATAAACGCACCATTCCACTCTTCAGAACAGTTGGGAAAAGATGAACTCCAGCATTGGACATCCGGGAGTAATCTTCTTCTTCtctatattatattatattatattatatttattatttctatatctataaaagtctgatctgtctgtctgtctgtctgtctgtctgcatgtctgtctgtctgtaacatcaatcatgCCAAAACTACTATgttccacaccacaatgcaaacgcaTGCTTTGGTATTTAGATGGTCTCCTGTCTAGGAGTAGACCCCCACATGAAATCTCACATCACTCCATACACATCCAGGAAGTGTGAAAGCATGTGATGACCCTGTACATGACTCATGTAGGCTCTCTTACattattttgcattcaattaattaacctgaCGTGATGTCATTTTACACTCACACCCACCTTTCCCAATTTGTTGCTTCCACACTTCCATTCTCAAGATGAACCTCCACAAGCTACATaaaggaggtgtgtgtgtgtgtgtgtgtgtgtgtgtgtgtgtgtgtgtgtgtagctaaTTAGATGAAACGTTTGGTCACATGCACAGGGAACGAATCATTCTGgagtttgtgttttctccgcCCAATAACTGAATTGTTTAGTGGGAATTTATGTTATTAACCTTTCTCGGGCGAAGAACGCGCTAATGAgctagtaaataataaattgcTCGCACGTATCCCGTATGCATCCAGTTGGAACCAATAATTCCAAGGAATCTACAAGTCTTCCCAAAGGTTTCACTCCTAAATTTATCCCGCATTTACAACATCTTCTAACCACTCACCTTCAACCCACCCCAAACACTACTCAACTGCCGTACAACCGTGCACGTACCCTGCACACGTGTAAGTCCTTGTGTTACTTACCCGGAACAAACCGACGACCTCGTACTACACTCCAAACAGCACACCTCCATCGCTCTCCAATCCTCATATTGCCTTCCTGCGTCTCCTCGCTACAAACGAAATAACTCCTGTCCGTCCTACATCTGTCCAACTTGCCCCAACGTGACTTGCGCCTCGGATAGGAGTAGATGTGTAACCAGGCTCCCGACGAGCGGTTGTCTGGAAGTAGCTTGACGCCTATAACGTCATCCAGGGCGGTGACGACTGCGCTTTCTTCCCGTTTTGCGTTCGCAGCGGCGCCGTTCGACGCTGGTTGGACGGCTATGTGTGTCTCGGTCAAATCTACACGGTGTGATGGATGCTTTCTTCCGCCGAGACAAAACGTATCGGAAAGCAGTGCCATGACGTTCGCTGCGGTGTGACGCAACGTCTAAACTTTCGTCTCGTTCGACGTAAAGAAAAGTTGCGTCACGTGTGGGATGGCCCGTATCCTCAGTgaaaggttaattaatttccCAACAATTGTCTAGATATCTGTAGGTATGTGTGGGCGGCTGGTGGTTTGTACTCACTCGCGCTAAGACTTATAACGCCTTGAAGTGTTATATACCGAAACTAGGCACGGACGTGTAGTTGTTATTtacagtaggacctcaaagatacgaacaccaGACAACCGAACTGACCGGTCAACCGAACAGCATGCTCTAGCGCGAGCGCGCGCTCTTGCAAAATTTGATCACGTAATGTAgccacgcgcacgcgcactttTGCTTTTGAGAGAGCTCCTGGACCTTGCAGGACAAAAAAGGGGTTCTGCCTTGAAGCAAAAGACAATggattgttattttagtaaccCTTGAATTCGTTCTTACACTCTCACAGTTACTGTAGTTCACGTACTTATCCTTTTTGTTAGCCATACAGTGTACTCCTGTTTTCACAAGTTATGTAATCATCGATATTACAAACTTCAGACTTATGAACATTTCACAATTACGAACACCCAATTTCCCGaggtgttcgtatctttgaggtcctactgtatCTATTTCTGTGATAGCTGTTTGTAGCAGAGTAGCAGAGTATCCGGGCTTTAAGATACGGGAGTTCTTGTTTGATAAGTCTTACCGAACAGATCTAGAGAGTACCATATGTTGTTTGTCTCGCATCTTACAACTAGCGTAATTGGGTTAGACAATTTCTGTGCTACCCTCTTCATCACGGTTCTTAGCAAATAAATGAATGTTAATTAGATGCGTCCTTttagtaataaaaataaaaatgtaaaagcAACATACCTGCGTCATTTGCATCAATAACATTGATGttattaataacaaataaataactaaactTTAGGCAACTATGCCTCGATTACCAGACCGTTCTGGTCTCAATGCCAAATACCCGTATGTGCCCGTTTCGATGACACTGACGGATTGGATACGAGGTGTTTTCGTCGCTTCTACGCTAGTCCGCGCAGCCTATACACTGTATACTGTATTGAGAGAAGCACTAAGCGAGAGAAACAAAAACGACGAGTCGACCATCAGCAGAGTTCTCTTCTTCCCCGATAAAGAACtactcagacagacacacgagAGGACACTGGACGTTCGTCGCTCTCGCAGCGATGCACAGCCTCCTAGATGTCGTCAACAGCGAGGAGTGACCGCCTTGGAGGTCATCCTGCGCCACATCCGGGACGCCTCACAGAGtctggatgtgtgtgtgtttacgaTCACGTGCTACGAGTTGGCTCGAGCTGTAGTTGACGCACACTGTCGAGGAGTGATTGTCAGAGTTATCACCGACAGCGAGCACGTTCTGTCTGCGGGCTCACAGGTTCTCTTGTTTCGTCGCGAGGGCATCCAGGTCCGAGAGGACGACTCATCGTTCCACATGCATCACAAATTCGTGGTCGTCGACAAGAAGACATTAATTAACGGGTCGTTTAATTGGACGAGAAATGCAGTGACTGGAAATAGAGAGAACGTCATGATAAGCGAAGGCGGCAACGTCACACACAGATTTGTGGAAGAGTTCGAACGACTCTGGCGAGAGTTTAATCCAGAAACGAGATAGAATTTGTAATCGTATTCGATTGTtactctgtccatctgttggcACAGTCTGGCGACGTACATACGTAATACAGTCTCATACCCTCCTGTAGGGAGAAGTCAGAACGTGTGAGTTAGTACATGGTGCCGGACGGCTGTCGAGTTGTGTTACCTCGGCTCGTCTTGTCTGAGACTGGAAAAAGACGGCCTCTCTGTTGCCACATCTATGCACACAAACGTTTAGTATGACTCTCTGTGACAGTTTGGGTCTATACATCTATCACTGctataaacaataataataaataaataaattaatatataaagtGTATAAGAATGCTATTGATTCATTCGAGGCCATTGTGAGCGACATATGTAATACATATATTACAAGGATGATGAGGCATTTGGTTGCAGAGAGACTGTTGAGTCGCTAATAGCTCAAGATGTCACGTAATCTAGACTGTCACATGACCATTGTAATGTAAACACAACAAGTCACGTGCCAACTCacgttgatatcaactgatcaggcagcacacacacacacacacacacacacacacacacacacacacacacacacacacacacacacaacacaacacaactaaaaTGGCACAGAGTATGCTGTCAACGTTTGCTTGGCTCCAGCTGCCCAATGTGCATAGACGTAATTGGTAGGAATCAACAAAGTCgagtaacttaattaacatatctGGTCATACCTGCAGCTgtcagtttgcttgtttgtcatttgtctgcagtctgttggtctgtctttcGTCCATCAGTCTTttgcttctgtttgtttgtttgtttgttttgtttgtttatgtcatatgtttgtctttctgcatgtctatctgtctgtctgtttggtgtctgtctatctgtctgtttgcttatgTCGTCTCCTGACTTTGTGTAcgtctggctgtttgttcgtttttgtcagtctgtctgtctgtttgttatgtcatctgtttgtcttatgtatgtctatctatctgtctgtctggctgtttgtttgtctttatctgtctgtttgttttgtccgTGAGtgtccttctgtttgtctgtccgtctgtcagtctgtctgtctgtttgtttgttttagtctgtgtgtttgtttgtttttgtctctctctctctctctgtctctctctctcgctgtttgttgtttttgtctgtctgtctgtctgtttgtttgttttgtctgtctgtctgtttgtttatgtcatctgtttgtctttgtgtatgtctatctgtgtggctgtctgtttgtccactagtctgtctgtccatttgtttatgtcaTCTGCTTGTCttatgtgtatgtctatgtccatctgtttgtcagtacaTTTGCCAAttagactgtttgtttgtttgttgatttgcctgtctgtttcttggttttaAGTGCATTATTAGTCACATCCTCTTAGGCTGCCTATAACTAATGACTCAATAACAATAAGAGGGTGTACTACATAAGATATTTGCTGCATGATCCACACTTTATATTGTGTCGTGCtcaccagatcagtctggtttgtaaagtctatatatatttatataaatatatttatataaataatatatatatatatatatatatatatatatatataatatatatatgtatgtatatatatatatatattatataatatataatatatatatgtatgtatatatatatatatattatataatatataatatatatgtatattataaCTAGTTTTTTACATACTTGGGACATGGATGATCTTCTGTGCGTGGCAAAGTTGGATCTCCAGTCACATCAGCAATAATTTGAGTCAATTCACTAAAACAACGAAGACAACATAAATATTTGTAAACAGAAACGTGTTCCTCCAGTTTAACATTAACTCACTCAACTTCGTGAGTAACTTTATTGACATAGATGCACTGGTTGTCTGCTTCCTGTTTGAAGTCGCAATTTCTACACTGCACATTACAAGACACGACACATATTAGAATTACTAAAAAATATGCATTTAGTAAAGGCTTAAAGGTATCCTCTTGTGTCCGTACTGTCATACAGTCGGCCACGTACATAATAGCCATATTACACAAACGACAACTATAAAGCAAAAGTATCTAAATTATGTCATTAAATGTATGCTCATTAGACCATACAAACTACACATATAAAGTTTCACATCAGCCTCTTCCTGAATTTAGGTGCGGGCAGGCGATACACACGTCCGCCTTCCCACCCGTCTTCCTGCCCCTCACATGCAAAATCGATCTGCCTCCGAGGCTATATACACATGTATATGGTAtctgttaatattaacacattGTTCTACtcataatttaatattaacacgtTAATGTAGTCAGTAGGTTTCACAGGCTCCCGGCTTTAGTATGTTTAAAAGTGACTACACACTATAATTAGcctggatatccgggccttgGGTAACTATAATGCACATCAGAACCATGATGTTGGCAGCTGCCGCATGGATGCATCGAGATGGATACATGACAATATGGTGGCTGACACATGTGCAGATGTCTAGGGGAGGGCATGCGGAAGGTTCATGAGTGATGTGACACTGACGCTATTTAGTTTGCATGGCCTTAGCATATTAATTtgactaaaaatttaaatgtGCTGAATTTCAGTTTCTGGGCATGGAGAAACCCTGCCCTTTCACCAGACAACATGTTCTTGTGTTGTCTATTAAAAGACTGGCCATGCTGTGAGTAAAAGTGATGCAAATTTAGACTACAGCAACAGAAAATACTGTTGAGTTGGTAAATGTGCATGCCCATAATGGTTGAGCATACAGACGTTTAAAAAAGGTCATGCAACACAGATGAATATAAACATGgtagacacaaacacacaaacagatctacagacagacacacaaacagactgacagacagacagatactttattctcgtacagacagacagacagacaagaataTATTTGCTTTTAACTTAAGTTTTCCTGTACTAATATTACCCTGTAATAGTtcaaatttatgaaaatatatgtattgacaaacaaacagaacaacagacagacacacagaaagacagaccaacagacacagctagacatacatacatacacacaaacagacaaacagccagacatacatacagaaggacagacagacagacagacacgcagacatacgaacagacagacacgcagacatacgaacagacagacagacagacacacagaaagacaggccaacagacatacaaacagacaaacagacagacagacagacagacaggagagacacacagaaaggacagacgaacaggcacacctagacagacagacagacagacaaacagatttttttaatttttagcatagactgtaataatgtcttgtataagaaatatatgtattgacagacagacacacagacagacaaacggccGGCCAGACCAAAATTCAAGCAAAACATAAACTTATTAACCGAGCCACAAAAAAAGCCTTACCGCATATAGCAACACcctgttctgtttgtcttctttcggGTACaacatgttgttgctgcatgtgAAAGTAGGATTGATGATCAGACGATGAACGTCGATCAGACATTACTGATAAATTCACCATTCTTGACAGAACTTAATCCCTACGTATCCGGGCCCAGCGCTGGTCGAAGACCTAATCGCTGTAGCGTCAAAGTCTGTCGAAAACAAGTCGGCGTCCATTCTATAAAATCAAGTTCCCGTATACGCC
This genomic window contains:
- the LOC134183888 gene encoding DNA-directed RNA polymerase II subunit RPB9-like; protein product: MDADLFSTDFDATAIRSSTSAGPGYVGIKFCQECNNMLYPKEDKQNRVLLYACRNCDFKQEADNQCIYVNKVTHEVDELTQIIADVTGDPTLPRTEDHPCPKCGNREAVFFQSQTRRAEEGMRLYYVCTSPDCANRWTE
- the LOC134183887 gene encoding mitochondrial cardiolipin hydrolase-like, whose translation is MTLTDWIRGVFVASTLVRAAYTLYTVLREALSERNKNDESTISRVLFFPDKELLRQTHERTLDVRRSRSDAQPPRCRQQRGVTALEVILRHIRDASQSLDVCVFTITCYELARAVVDAHCRGVIVRVITDSEHVLSAGSQVLLFRREGIQVREDDSSFHMHHKFVVVDKKTLINGSFNWTRNAVTGNRENVMISEGGNVTHRFVEEFERLWREFNPETR
- the LOC134183886 gene encoding sphingosine kinase 2-like, translated to MALLSDTFCLGGRKHPSHRVDLTETHIAVQPASNGAAANAKREESAVVTALDDVIGVKLLPDNRSSGAWLHIYSYPRRKSRWGKLDRCRTDRSYFVCSEETQEGNMRIGERWRCAVWSVVRGRRFVPGSLTVPPSRRFLVLINPASGSGNAQKVYERYVLPMFDMAEVERDVITTERAGHVLELLKKMDIEQLKSFSAIVIVSGDGLVYEAFNGLMARKDWEAAIQTPIAAIPGGSGNALVTSILYAAGEPFTPTCAVFAVLRGEIAPIDLATVQSQDKTHYCFLSLTWGLTADVDINSENYRFMGNSRFAVSFLSRLVSYPKYRARLYYLPVDDSISEETGMAGSGDEDKPNAHLLPSLDDSLSEDSGWKCIAGEFITVVGSMLTHLSPTLHIAPSATLDGGVMYVVVTGGNVSRMKVMKVFTNKSCPDDSVEIYAARAFRLEPDLGEQARQSYMVLDGERINYGAVQLQVHKGLGRVLALTTTKERPQE